The sequence GGCATTCATAATTATTGTCATACTTCTAACTGGATGATGTTGCCCAGCACCGTCAAGCGTGAACATCTAGATCGCTCCGCTGATATTATAGAGTCGATTATCGGAATTAGACCCAATCATTACCGCCCACCTTGGGGATTAATCAATATATTTGATTTCTTCCGTTACAAGCAGTATCGGATTGTTCTATGGTCGCTGAAGGCGGGCGATTGGAACAGTCGGGTCTGTCAGACCCAGTTGCAGTCAACATTGTTAGGTCGCATTACCGATGGATCTGTGGTGTTGCTTCACGATAGCGGTGAGACGATGGGGGCAGACCAGAATGCTCCTTATTTTATGCTGCAAGCTTTGGAAGAAGTGTTAAATCAACTGCAAATAAGAAACCTGCAATTCGTTCGTCTTGATGAAATGGCTTGAGGGTATTTGGTAATAAAGGTGCTTCTGGAGCAGTATGAAATGTTCGCCAAACAGTTTTCTCTTGTTTAAGCTCACATCTGGATAACATGATGTGGGCTATTTGACGTTTAAAAAATATATAGAGCGTCTTCCTTTATGTATTTTAAATTTGTCACTAATTATTTCTTTATGTAGAGTAAAATACCAAAATAGGGAAAGGGTGAGTATGATTAATTTGTTAAAATTTTTTATCATATATTTGGCGGGTATACAATATTATGGATTTCATCTTCAGTTATCGCGAAGAGAGGAGATGGATTTATTCGTGTTTATATTCCCTCCTGGCTAAGCAAAACTTTATTTTTTCGGAGTACGTAGCAGTAAATTATGATATCTTAATCTTTAATTTATGCGTTTATACCTTTTTCCTTCTAATTGATCAGTTTGCCAGTGATTTAAGAAGAAAAAGACGAAGACGATAAATTCCCTAAATATTAATAACTCAACTTTCGCACCTGGAATATTGTCTTAAACCCTTGAGGGCGTAAGCAGAATTCAATACTTTTGTTGCTATTGACAAAAAACACCTTACTTGTTTGGTATCATGGAAGTGTCGAATCAACCATGCCAACAAGAAAGGTGCGTAACCCTATGTTACAACAACATTCCCTGTCTGAACAGTCTCGCTTTTCCAAACTTTTTGTCACTCTCCATATCGGGAAAACCTTACGACACGCAGGTATTTCCAAATCCTTTGGTCTTTCGAGTCTCGCGGTTTTTCAAATCGTTTTCTCTTTAGTCTTCGAAGGTAAGAACTGGTTTCGACTCCTAGAGAGTGACCGTGGAGCAGATCTTCCAGGCAAAGATGTTATCTATCGGTTTTTAAATCAAGCTTCTTTTGCTTGGCGGCGCTTCTTGCAGACCTTAAGTCTTCGCATTGTGCTCTATTTCGAATCGCTTATTTCATCTTCGCGTGTACGAGTATTCATCGTTGACGATTCCGTGTTGAGCCGAAACCGTAGTAAAAAAGCAGAGTTACTGGCACGAGTATTTGACCATTCCACGGGCAAATTCATTAAAGGCTACACCCTGTTAACGTTAGGCTGGTCGGACGGGTTTAGCTTCGCTCCGCTTGACTTTGTCATGCTTTCTTCGGCCAAGCTGGCCAATCGTATTTGCGAAATGGCTTCGAATCTCTCGAAACGCAGCGCCGGGTACAAACGTCGAATGGAGGCTTTTTCTCGGAAGCCGGATGCCGTTGTCGCCTTGCTGGAACGGGCTTTGAAAGCGGGATTCACTGCCGACTATGTGCTTATGGATAGCTGGTTTACCCAAGTTCCACTCCTTCGTCAGCTCACCGGCAAAGGCCTTGGTGTGATTGGCATGGTCAAGGAAATGAAACAACACTATCTGGTTCAAGGAACACGAATGACGCTGCGTGAAGTCTTTCAAAGCCTTCCCAAATCGAATGCCAAAGACATTAAAGGCTCTGTCATCGTACAGACGACCTGCGGTCTACCCGTGAAACTTGTTTTTGTGCGCAACCGAAATAAAAAACGAGAATGGCTCGCGATTTTAAGTACAGATGTGACGCTAGATGCAGCTGAAATCGTACGAATCTACGGCATGCGCTGGAGTATAGAGACCTTTTTCAAAGTCACCAAAAGTTATTTGAAACTGGGAACCGAGTTTCAAGGTCGTTCCTTCGATCAACTGATTAGCCATACAACGATTGTATTCAGCCGTTATTTAGCGATGGAGTACGAACGGCGTCAATCGAGTGATGACCGAACACTTGGAGGTCTCTTTTTTCTCTTCGCGGATGAAGTCCGCGATCTGGATTATCAGACCGCCCTCCAGCAACTCATGAATTTATTTCTTGAAATGTCCCAAGCCAATACTAAGAAGAACAAAACGTCCGTTTTTTGTCAACTAGAGGAATGGATCTCTAGTTTACCCAGCTATATCAAGGGTTTGTTTAGAGATTTGAGCTGCGAAAGTTGAGTTAATAATATAATATCATGCAGCATTTATGCTATCTAGGACCTGTACTCAAACCTTACAACTCATCGAGATCAAGAAAGCGTCGCAGCAAACGACGGTATACAATTTTGAAGTCAAAAATTTCAACTCTTACTTTGTATCTGATCTTGGGGTTTGGGTGATGTTAGTCGTAACGGTGCTCTGAATCAAGCAAAAAGAGATGCAGGTATACCGAGGAGTCAACGCCCTGAAGCGTTAAATAAAGTGGACATGCGCTCAGCACAACATGAAGGCGGACATGTAATTAAAGATTCAAATGTACGCAGGAACATTATCCATTTAAGAAATAGAGGTGGTTAAGAAATGTGGTATGAAGTTTTGGGAATGAACAATTTTCTAGTAAGTTTGTATGCACATGTACCTGAACTTGAGGACGTTCGTATTGCTGAAGTAAACATCCACGATGAAGGACGTATTGTTGCAGTTAAATTTGACATGCCTTATTATGCCGAACGTCCGCCCAAGAAATGGGTGGAATTAGGCAACAATACTGTTGCTGTAAGAATTGACTTGTCGGCTGTACAAGAAATTACAATTAACTCCAGTTCATTAGATTACAGGGGAAATATTGAAATCTTCAAGGATGAAGCCGAATTAATTGTAGTTAAAATTACTGGAACGATTAATGCTCTAATGAAGGCCGAATCAGGATTTATTCAATCTATTACTGGCTATTCTAATTAGATAAATGCCCTAAATGGCTAGTTATAGTATGTAAAGCAAAAAAGTATAAACTAAAGACGCTTTAGCGTACATTGAACAGGTCAATTATGGTCAGCTACCACCATGATTAACCGTTTATTTGTTATCTTCGCTTTCTCATGGATTTTCAATTCTGTTGAAACCCTAAGTTAGGCTACTTCATTATAATGAGGATGAGTAGGACAAGAAACGCAACTTTTAAGATGAAGAGTAAGTTAATTATAGCAAAGGTAGTAAAATAAACAGTAGTTAAATCGAGTTTTGAGGTGAACCTATGAAGAGAGAGAATCCAGTAGATGAGTTTCAAACGGTATATTTTATTACTGATTGGTGGGACGGGCCAAAAGCTGGATTTGCTGATTTTAATGGTACTGTTCATTGTTTTGAACGAGTATTTGATGACGTGAACGATGAATGGTCAAATTTGTATTTGATAAGACCTGTTTCAATTGAGGAATATTCACTACAGATTGAATCCTATCAGTTATTTTTAGATTGGACAAATGATAAGAGTTCAACAAGAATACATCCTACGTTAGACATAGAGAACAAAAGATATCATGAAGTAGAGCAACTTTTAGCTGAATTCAAACTTCAATTTTATAGTGAAAAGTACATTGGAGAATTCATATTAATAGCTAAAGATGAAAAAGAAAATGCAATCATGATAAATGACTTCAATTCTAAAGTAAAGTGGATAAGCGGATGATATAGGGGGAATTCAGGAGCTCTGAAGGCTAAGTCACTCACTTAAGGCAATAGCCCTGATAACCCATTATATAAACGAGGGATAGGGTTGGTCTTCTGAATACTTTGAAGTTAATGAAGTTGGATTAAATAAACTTCTTGATAGAAGCCTACTCAATGTACCGGGAATTATGCATCAGTACGGAAGGGTGAGTATGATTACTTTGTTAAAGGGTTTAGGTACTATTATTTCTGGATTTTCTATATTGTGGATTGCTTCTTCGATGGTAGCGAAGAGAGGAGATGGATTTATTCGTGTTTATATTCCACTTTGGCTAAGCAATATTTTATTTTTCCGGAGATTCCAAAACAAGGTTCCACTGTTATCAATTATTTTTCAGTTTTGGTTATATTTCTGTTTATTGTATTGTTTTCTAATATATTTAATGAAAATCTTATCATTTAACGAGTACGTAGAACTAAATAGGGCTTTCTTAATTATTAGTTTATGTGGTTATGTCTTTTTCGTCTTAATTGATATTGCAGCCCATGAATTGAGAAATAAAAGACGAAGACGATAAATTTCTCAGTTTTATATTCGAAACGTTTCAGATTGAATAATAAAATATCTTGCAGCGTTTATGCTATCTTGGGCCTGTACTCAAACTGTACAACTCGCAGAAATCTAGTAAAGATAAGTTTATTTGTTCGTTGATAATCCAGTTCAACATAAAGAGCAATTATCTAACGGAACAATACAAACTGGCCATCACCGAGATCGAGAAAGAGACGCGGCAAACGACAGTCTACAATTTCGAGGTCAAAGATTTCAAAAGGATTTAAAAAAAGGTAGGTGATTCATTCGTAATGAGTAAAGAGGAGAGAAATCAGAAGATTTTAGAATTAAGATTAAGAAATGAAAGAAAGAATATTGTAAAAAAGCTAAATCAGATTTCCCCCAATTTATCGCTTGATAGTTTTCTAGGATTAGAACAGACGAAGGAAATAAAGGAACTGGTATACCAATATATAGACGATAATTCGTCTCAACAAGAAAAACTGTCAAAAGGTACTGTGGTAACCATCGATAAATTGATGTCTGTAAAACCGGTGTTTGACAACTTTCTTAACGAAACAGCTTATTTACTTTTTGATAAAGATAGAGATATAGGAGCGATTACAACTAAATTAAATGACATTTACCTCAATATTGAATCTATTTTAGATTTCACTGAATTCTCAAAGGATTTTAGCGACTTAATAGTTGTAGGTCGTCAGTTTTGTTTTGGTTTGTGTATTGAGAGGCAGGAATATAACAACATTTTTGTTTACTGGACAAAGTAATTTTTCAACCTTGATTGGCTTCGTGCCTTTCAAGGTTTTACCCAGTATGCCTATGAAGATGGGTTTGGTCGTCTGACACTACTGAAACATCTGAAAGGCAGCACGATCCTGAACCAGTACAACTATACCTATGATAACAACGGGAATATTACAGAGCGGACCTCCACTGTTAAACTGTAACTTTCGGCTATGATGAGTTGGACCGGATCATCGCCAGCAGCGAAGCCAATGAACAGTATAGCTATGATGTGAAGGGTAACCGGACGGTGCAATTGTCGACGGCTTCGAGCCTACACACGGACACGATGGATTACAAATACGACGGCGATGGCTTGATGCGGGAGAGGAACAACGCAGAACCACCCGGTTCTACTATGACGGGGAGAATATCATCGCCAAAGGCAGTATTTCTAGCAGTACCATTAGCTTTAAAGCCAGATATGTGCGCGGCTATCAGCTGATCAGCATGAAAAATCAGTGGGGTACGGTAGGCTATTATCTGGAGAATGGTCACGGTGACGTAGTGAACCTGTACACACAGGATCAGACGCTCTTGAACACCTACGACTATGATCTTTGGGGAAATCCTAAGGTCACGAAGGAGCTAGTATCTAATCCT comes from Paenibacillus sp. 19GGS1-52 and encodes:
- a CDS encoding Imm50 family immunity protein encodes the protein MWYEVLGMNNFLVSLYAHVPELEDVRIAEVNIHDEGRIVAVKFDMPYYAERPPKKWVELGNNTVAVRIDLSAVQEITINSSSLDYRGNIEIFKDEAELIVVKITGTINALMKAESGFIQSITGYSN
- a CDS encoding transposase — translated: MLQQHSLSEQSRFSKLFVTLHIGKTLRHAGISKSFGLSSLAVFQIVFSLVFEGKNWFRLLESDRGADLPGKDVIYRFLNQASFAWRRFLQTLSLRIVLYFESLISSSRVRVFIVDDSVLSRNRSKKAELLARVFDHSTGKFIKGYTLLTLGWSDGFSFAPLDFVMLSSAKLANRICEMASNLSKRSAGYKRRMEAFSRKPDAVVALLERALKAGFTADYVLMDSWFTQVPLLRQLTGKGLGVIGMVKEMKQHYLVQGTRMTLREVFQSLPKSNAKDIKGSVIVQTTCGLPVKLVFVRNRNKKREWLAILSTDVTLDAAEIVRIYGMRWSIETFFKVTKSYLKLGTEFQGRSFDQLISHTTIVFSRYLAMEYERRQSSDDRTLGGLFFLFADEVRDLDYQTALQQLMNLFLEMSQANTKKNKTSVFCQLEEWISSLPSYIKGLFRDLSCES
- a CDS encoding polysaccharide deacetylase family protein, with the translated sequence MFTYLVGGILCIATLYMFAPSLITRMTGFGVFRKGTVKKQVAFTFDDGPHPHYTPKLLDLLKLHQVKATFFVLGSQAEQNPELIRRMDREGHQIGIHNYCHTSNWMMLPSTVKREHLDRSADIIESIIGIRPNHYRPPWGLINIFDFFRYKQYRIVLWSLKAGDWNSRVCQTQLQSTLLGRITDGSVVLLHDSGETMGADQNAPYFMLQALEEVLNQLQIRNLQFVRLDEMA